One window of Xanthomonas sp. 10-10 genomic DNA carries:
- the rsmI gene encoding 16S rRNA (cytidine(1402)-2'-O)-methyltransferase — translation MMSPGTLHVVATPIGNLADLSPRAQEVLRGVAAICAEDTRHTRQLLSHFGIDRPLLALHDHNEEAMSERIVARLREGESLAIVSDAGTPLVSDPGFKLVRAARVAGIKVSPVPGACAAIAALSVAGLPSDRFGFEGFLPAKSAARRERLAHLAGETRTLVFYESSHRIVDSLADLRGAFGDERPAVIARELTKLFETVLDGTLAQLQARVEADDNQRKGEFVVMVQGAADAADGQLAEGRRVYAKLAEHLPPSTAAKLAAELTGAPRKALYGG, via the coding sequence ATGATGTCCCCTGGAACCCTGCACGTGGTCGCCACGCCGATCGGCAACCTGGCCGACCTGTCGCCGCGCGCGCAGGAGGTGTTGCGTGGCGTGGCCGCGATCTGCGCCGAAGACACCCGGCATACCCGCCAATTGCTCAGTCATTTCGGCATCGACCGCCCGCTGCTGGCCCTGCACGACCATAACGAAGAGGCCATGTCCGAGCGCATCGTGGCGCGCCTGCGCGAGGGCGAATCGCTGGCCATCGTCAGCGACGCCGGTACCCCGTTGGTCAGCGACCCCGGCTTCAAGCTGGTGCGCGCTGCCCGCGTCGCCGGCATCAAGGTCAGCCCGGTGCCGGGTGCCTGCGCGGCGATCGCCGCGCTCAGCGTCGCCGGCCTGCCCAGCGACCGTTTCGGCTTCGAGGGCTTTTTGCCGGCCAAGAGCGCCGCCCGCCGTGAGCGCCTGGCGCACCTGGCCGGCGAAACCCGCACCCTGGTGTTCTACGAGTCCTCGCACCGCATCGTCGACTCTCTGGCCGACCTGCGCGGTGCCTTCGGCGACGAGCGCCCGGCGGTGATCGCCCGCGAGCTCACCAAACTGTTCGAAACCGTGCTCGACGGCACCCTGGCGCAGCTGCAGGCCAGGGTCGAAGCCGACGACAACCAGCGCAAGGGCGAGTTCGTGGTGATGGTGCAGGGCGCCGCCGACGCCGCCGACGGCCAGTTGGCCGAAGGCCGCCGCGTCTACGCCAAACTCGCCGAACACCTGCCGCCATCCACCGCCGCCAAGCTGGCCGCCGAACTGACCGGTGCGCCGCGCAAGGCGTTGTATGGAGGATAG
- a CDS encoding NRDE family protein, with protein MCLVALAWKTHPRWRLLLAGNRDEFHERPTAPLAQWAAPADTVLAGRDLRSGGSWVGLGSDGRVAVVTNVRDPLASMSGRSRGHLIADYLSGSLDAAGYAHDLAGAGHEFPPFNLLLCDADRCEHLSNHPPLARQLKPGIHGMSNGPLDMPWPKTRALTGALHDWCAHGDDDPQPLWDALGNPATAPDHTLPSTGVDLSTERLLSAAFIAGPSYGTRASTIVAVDHHGGGFIHERRFGPDGIFQGETRLDIAGTR; from the coding sequence ATGTGCCTGGTCGCTCTTGCCTGGAAAACCCACCCGCGCTGGCGCCTGCTGCTGGCCGGCAACCGCGATGAATTCCACGAACGCCCCACCGCCCCGCTCGCGCAGTGGGCGGCGCCTGCCGATACCGTGCTGGCCGGTCGCGACCTGCGCTCGGGCGGGAGTTGGGTCGGACTGGGCAGCGACGGCCGTGTGGCCGTGGTTACCAACGTGCGCGACCCGCTGGCCAGCATGTCCGGGCGCTCGCGCGGGCATCTGATTGCGGACTATCTGTCCGGCAGCCTGGACGCGGCCGGCTACGCCCACGACCTGGCAGGCGCCGGGCACGAGTTCCCGCCGTTCAATCTGTTGCTGTGCGACGCAGACCGCTGCGAACACCTGAGCAACCACCCGCCACTGGCGCGCCAGCTGAAGCCGGGCATCCACGGCATGTCCAACGGCCCGCTGGACATGCCGTGGCCAAAGACGCGTGCATTGACCGGCGCCCTGCACGACTGGTGTGCCCACGGCGACGACGACCCGCAACCCCTGTGGGACGCGCTGGGCAACCCCGCCACCGCGCCTGACCACACCCTCCCGAGCACGGGTGTGGATCTGTCAACCGAACGCCTGCTCTCGGCCGCCTTCATTGCCGGCCCCAGCTACGGCACCCGCGCCAGCACCATCGTGGCGGTGGACCATCACGGTGGCGGCTTCATCCACGAGCGCCGCTTCGGCCCGGATGGCATCTTCCAGGGCGAAACACGGCTGGACATCGCTGGCACGCGCTGA
- the rsmH gene encoding 16S rRNA (cytosine(1402)-N(4))-methyltransferase RsmH — protein MRGEAQPGHPVSQPPAAHVPVLYTQVLDGLQVTEGGTYLDGTFGRGGHARGVLQHLGPGGRLLVMDKDPEAIAVAEQTFGGDARVSIHRGSFAGLGQVVATASVDGILLDLGVSSPQLDVAGRGFSFGKDGPLDMRMDPDSGQSAAQWLAHASDREIADVLWTYGEERQSRRIARAIVARRAEQPLLRTAQLAELIASVMPRGDSKTHPATRSFQAIRIYINRELDDLEAGLDAALSALKPGGRLAVISFHSLEDRIVKQFMARYAKAPPSNRRLPEAQPFVPTLQLISGAIKADDAELNVNPRARSAVLRVAEKLGMGNGESGMGTGNSAAASRFPNPESRFPASPNGDGV, from the coding sequence ATGCGCGGTGAAGCGCAGCCCGGTCACCCGGTGTCGCAGCCGCCGGCGGCCCATGTGCCGGTGCTGTACACGCAGGTTCTGGATGGCCTGCAGGTGACCGAAGGCGGAACCTATCTCGATGGCACGTTCGGGCGTGGCGGACACGCACGCGGCGTGCTGCAACACCTCGGCCCGGGAGGTCGACTGCTGGTGATGGACAAGGACCCTGAAGCGATCGCGGTGGCCGAACAGACGTTCGGTGGCGATGCGCGCGTGTCCATCCATCGCGGCAGTTTCGCCGGGCTCGGCCAGGTGGTCGCCACTGCGAGCGTCGACGGCATTCTGCTGGATCTGGGCGTGTCCTCGCCGCAGCTGGACGTGGCCGGTCGCGGTTTCAGCTTCGGCAAGGACGGCCCGCTGGACATGCGCATGGACCCGGACAGCGGCCAGAGCGCGGCGCAGTGGCTGGCGCATGCCAGCGACCGCGAGATCGCCGATGTGCTGTGGACCTATGGCGAAGAGCGCCAGAGCCGCCGTATCGCACGCGCCATCGTGGCACGCCGCGCCGAGCAGCCGTTGCTGCGCACCGCGCAGCTGGCCGAGCTGATCGCCTCGGTGATGCCGCGTGGCGACAGCAAGACCCATCCGGCCACGCGCAGCTTTCAGGCGATCCGCATCTACATCAATCGCGAACTGGACGATCTGGAAGCCGGCCTGGACGCTGCCCTGAGCGCGCTCAAGCCGGGCGGCCGCCTGGCGGTGATCAGCTTCCATTCGCTGGAAGACCGCATCGTCAAGCAGTTCATGGCCCGCTACGCCAAGGCCCCGCCGAGTAACCGCCGCCTGCCCGAAGCGCAGCCGTTCGTACCGACGCTGCAGCTGATCAGCGGCGCCATCAAGGCCGACGATGCCGAGTTGAACGTCAACCCCCGCGCCCGCAGCGCGGTGTTGCGGGTGGCTGAGAAGCTGGGAATGGGGAATGGGGAGTCGGGAATGGGCACAGGCAACAGCGCCGCTGCTTCCCGATTCCCGAATCCCGAATCCCGAT
- a CDS encoding penicillin-binding protein activator — protein MNKRVARISALSLLVMLAAGCATSSVTQTASPTQSAALALLDQGKPREAAQQLEAEAAGASGAQRSRLLAAAAFGWHDAGDDARARTLLAQVNARHLSGEERARFGLLTGELAVIDKQAAQALQALGDSPQGLTQPLQTRWLLARAAALEATGDLFGAAADRARADASLAGTPRSENQRAIVRLLAALDDASLKGRTAALPAGDPLYNFAGRALISRGLALPRAFDRDAQWGFDTSKRPPAERDGYRPPIKLAVLLPLTGNLATASAPVRDGLLAGYYAETRRRPEVQFFDTAGTAAGANAAYDKAVSAGVDYVVGPLGRDEVSALFARGQLAVPVLALNRPTDNKAPPSGSAGFSLAPEDDGIMAAEYLLSRERRNVLIVGTSDDNGKRTIKAFRDRFTERGGSVAGSISVAEVPGDIGAQLRNYGAADAVFLAVRGNTARALAPQLALSGFAGKSRVGTSQLVAGTGKVEDDLALDGIIYPIETWTALGVSGLPASTQVASTLPSARGPGARLFAFGYDAWKISAYLEKLATGTDGGLRGATGTLHLDGFGNVLRTPAWSTFNGGRPVPIADGR, from the coding sequence ATGAACAAGCGTGTTGCAAGGATCTCCGCCCTGTCGTTGCTGGTCATGCTGGCTGCCGGTTGCGCCACCAGCAGCGTCACCCAGACCGCCTCGCCGACGCAGAGCGCTGCGTTGGCGTTGCTGGACCAGGGCAAGCCGCGCGAAGCGGCGCAGCAGCTGGAAGCCGAAGCCGCCGGTGCCAGCGGTGCGCAGCGCAGCCGTCTGCTGGCCGCCGCCGCGTTCGGCTGGCACGACGCCGGCGACGATGCCCGCGCACGCACGCTGCTGGCGCAGGTCAACGCACGCCATCTGAGCGGGGAAGAACGCGCCCGCTTCGGGCTGCTGACCGGCGAGCTGGCGGTGATCGACAAGCAGGCCGCGCAGGCGCTGCAGGCACTGGGCGACAGCCCGCAGGGGCTGACCCAGCCGCTGCAGACGCGCTGGCTGCTGGCACGCGCCGCCGCGCTGGAAGCCACCGGCGACCTGTTCGGCGCCGCCGCCGACCGCGCACGCGCCGATGCCAGCCTGGCCGGCACGCCCCGCAGCGAGAACCAGCGCGCCATCGTGCGTCTGCTGGCGGCGCTGGACGATGCCTCGCTCAAGGGCCGTACCGCCGCGCTGCCGGCCGGCGACCCGCTGTACAACTTTGCCGGCCGCGCGTTGATCAGCCGCGGGTTGGCGCTGCCGCGCGCGTTCGACCGCGATGCGCAGTGGGGCTTCGACACCAGCAAGCGCCCGCCGGCGGAGCGCGATGGTTACCGCCCGCCGATCAAGCTGGCCGTCCTGCTGCCGCTCACCGGCAATCTGGCCACCGCCTCTGCCCCGGTGCGCGATGGACTGCTGGCCGGCTACTACGCCGAAACCCGCCGCCGCCCGGAGGTGCAGTTCTTCGACACCGCCGGCACCGCTGCTGGCGCCAACGCCGCCTACGACAAGGCGGTGAGCGCCGGTGTCGATTACGTGGTCGGCCCGCTGGGTCGCGACGAAGTCAGCGCCCTATTCGCGCGAGGCCAGCTTGCCGTGCCGGTGCTGGCGCTCAACCGTCCCACCGACAACAAGGCGCCGCCCAGCGGCAGCGCGGGCTTCTCGCTGGCACCGGAAGACGACGGCATCATGGCCGCCGAATACCTGCTCTCGCGCGAACGCCGCAACGTGCTGATCGTCGGCACCAGCGACGACAACGGCAAGCGCACCATCAAGGCCTTCCGCGACCGCTTCACCGAACGCGGCGGCAGCGTCGCCGGCAGCATCAGCGTGGCCGAGGTACCGGGCGACATCGGTGCGCAGCTGCGCAACTACGGTGCCGCCGATGCGGTATTCCTGGCGGTGCGCGGCAACACCGCGCGCGCGCTGGCGCCGCAACTGGCCTTGAGCGGATTCGCCGGCAAGTCGCGCGTGGGCACCTCGCAGCTGGTGGCCGGCACCGGCAAGGTCGAAGACGACCTGGCCCTGGACGGCATCATCTACCCCATCGAGACCTGGACCGCGCTGGGCGTGTCCGGGCTGCCGGCCTCCACCCAGGTTGCCAGCACGCTGCCCAGCGCACGCGGACCCGGCGCGCGCCTGTTCGCGTTCGGCTACGACGCCTGGAAGATCAGCGCATATCTGGAAAAACTCGCCACCGGCACCGACGGCGGCCTGCGCGGCGCTACCGGCACGCTGCATCTGGATGGCTTCGGCAACGTGCTGCGCACCCCGGCCTGGTCCACCTTCAACGGTGGCCGCCCGGTGCCGATCGCCGACGGCCGTTGA
- the mraZ gene encoding division/cell wall cluster transcriptional repressor MraZ — protein MHSVFQGETAITVDDKGRMAVPTAYRDLVARVSANRLVLTYNPFEAGCLWLYAEKEWERVRDDVMSKPNTQRVVRTLQQKLVGSSAVLELDANGRLSIPASHRNAVGIEKKAVLLGMGDKFELWSEQAHRALIQQTLSDGDLGDELLDLRL, from the coding sequence TTGCATTCGGTGTTTCAGGGCGAGACTGCCATCACAGTGGACGACAAGGGGCGCATGGCGGTACCAACCGCGTATCGCGACCTGGTCGCGCGCGTGAGTGCCAACCGCCTTGTGCTCACCTACAACCCGTTCGAAGCCGGATGCCTGTGGCTGTATGCGGAGAAGGAGTGGGAGCGGGTGCGCGACGATGTGATGTCCAAGCCCAACACCCAGCGCGTGGTCCGCACGCTGCAGCAAAAACTGGTGGGTTCGTCCGCCGTGCTGGAGCTGGACGCCAATGGCCGTCTGAGCATTCCGGCCAGCCACCGCAACGCGGTCGGCATCGAGAAGAAGGCCGTGCTGCTGGGCATGGGCGACAAATTCGAACTCTGGAGCGAGCAGGCACATCGCGCACTGATCCAGCAGACATTGTCTGACGGGGATCTGGGCGATGAATTGCTCGATCTCAGGTTGTGA